The proteins below come from a single Mya arenaria isolate MELC-2E11 chromosome 8, ASM2691426v1 genomic window:
- the LOC128242421 gene encoding uncharacterized protein LOC128242421 encodes MSFRSEQDKGEDQGSLTQEQGLEEVETSERRLRKLTEKGEELFETNKNKYVNKLSQIKENIKEIIRLLAEKPDAERTVILQYRYQLSEFRSAYETESNKYIQFLISTNTEDSLREKEAEIKIRGHLVDNVEQVMEEIKFSIQQQRWEIESARSSDSHTSSVKSNVSSRLAKQKAKSEAAKATLAFKKRQIEIIKQKAVLEEEQIRTRAAAERRKTELEADIELLDQEKDAFVSKVEYDTYRTEIEKNGPSEHNATFVKFPVMDKTDQTEKYVQELSRAETHHLKPNAIDAIDTDKIPVKHEVIKNNHTVFNPNSPPFVPAGQDLARYLMKKDLMVQRLSKFDDCPENFSVWRSTFRSVVDELCLNPSEEFDLLLKWLGPESRKSAVSLRAANTNDPAKGIERLWYRLHERYGSPEMVEFALKKKLEKFPRLGNRDNKRLFELSDILSEIESCMDDPRYSVLLSYFNSSSGVLPIVTKLPYHLQSKWMSQATRYKKGHDVTFPPFSVFCEFVREMSSMLNDPGLAISTDTRDTGDKKGFKASSAVASVSRQVAVNVRKTDVKESESTQKFVSPVNCPIHNMRHSLNQCRTFKNKTMADRKKFLRENRMCYKCCETDTHIFKNCTASVKCEICGSERHPAALHPDERQAERNQSPYKAHGREAQDERQAERNQAPYKAHGREAHNEQTDSKNRFQEKAVASFCTNICGKEFGGRSCAKIVPVKVYPGSEKEKARKMYAILDDQSNRTLARPTFFDAMEVSSEQAEPYTLVSCAGTYQTEGRYVKGLTVSAIDDSVVFPLPDILECDEIPNTRSEIPSPEISRYHRHLKDVAIPDLDPEADILLLIGRDLPEAHHIHDQRIGPRSSPFAQKLSLGWVIVGDVCVGKSHKPDIVNVMKTRVLEDGRPTIFPQCNYKFEVKDHDRIPIDVDANVFATTKYDNKPGLSTDDKEFLKIMDSEFKKNEDGHWSAPLPFREPRPRLPNNKPQALKRALALDSNLKRDPKKRQHFQEFMDQLFQNGHAEVARPLEESEERWYLPVFGVYHPKKKDQIRAVFDSSAKFEGLSLNNVLLSGPDLANSLIGVLMRFREKAVAITGDIQQMFYQFHVHESNRNFLRFLWYKDNDIDKELIEYRMCVHVFGNSPSPAVATYGLRKIAQMTEQSHGRDVKDFIDNNFYVDDGLASLPSTEEAVSLMKRTQEALSTGGKVRLHKIASNDKRVLNAFPEEDLEKNLKTLDLSEDNLPTQRSLGLSWDLENDCFVFQVADQKKPLTKRGVLSTVNSLYDPLGFLAPVTLGGRLLLRKVTDEVDGWDEPLPENLKTKWETWVQSLSELTTVSIPRTYFRPEVSGQAERELHVFCDASEKAIAAVAFLKTTDEAGKKHIGFVLGKSKVAPKHGHTIPRLELCAAVLGVTVAEIVSEELALPNQEIKYHTDSKVVLGYLQNKSRRFYIYVENRVSRILQFSTSDQWHYIATEKNPADYGTRFQTPNMLPGCPWITGQSVKDICTNDLPSEQFSLVNPDSDNEVRPQAQVCKTVIEESTMIGTKRFEKFSDWQKLVNAISLLMHVGKALKSKTAESSCQGWHLCKWYKTVKSHNEAKNFIIKQFQHEAYSKEILCLRDGKPLPRDSSISTLSPYLDEDGILRVGGRLKNADLPQHEKKPVLIPGHCHLATLLVRHYHQTVFHQGRHFTEGAVRAAGYWIIGGKRLINFTIHKCVKCRRLRGQLSHQMMSDLPADRVTPSPPFSFVGIDVFGPWHIVTRQTRGGAATSKRWAVLFICQTTRAIHLELIEEMSSSCFINALRRFSAIRGKVKEFRSDRGTNFVGSTDELKIDAICVENDPVHQHLYNSGTVWRFNTPHSSHMGGSWERLIGVTRRVLDSVLMDNRGRNLSHEILSTFMAEVMAIVNARPLVPVSSDPDAPFILTPATLLTQKTDSAVESFKHVGVKDAYRAQWKHVQFLSDIFWSRWRCEYLQTIQERQKWKSSVVNICSGDVVLLRDKTVSRNEWPLGVVIRTFPSDDGLVRKTEIRVVVDGKPVNYIRPVTEIVKLL; translated from the coding sequence ATGTCGTTCAGAAGCGAGCAGGACAAGGGAGAGGACCAAGGCAGTCTAACCCAGGAACAAGGTCTAGAGGAAGTAGAAACATCTGAAAGAAGATTAAGAAAATTGACTGAAAAAGGAGaagaattgtttgaaacaaataaaaataaatatgtaaacaaactatcacaaatcaaagaaaacatcaaaGAAATAATTAGATTACTGGCTGAAAAACCTGACGCGGAGAGAACTGTAATACTTCAATATAGATATCAGCTATCAGAATTCAGATCAGCATATGAGACCGAATCAAATAAGTACATTCAGTttttaataagcacaaataCAGAGGACAGTTTGAGGGAGAAAGAAGCTGAGATAAAGATTCGCGGACACTTGGTAGACAATGTTGAACAAGTTATGGAAGAAATAAAATTCTCCATCCAACAACAACGTTGGGAGATAGAATCCGCACGGTCTTCAGATAGCCATACTTCTAGTGTTAAATCTAATGTGAGTTCAAGACTAGCTAAGCAAAAAGCAAAATCAGAAGCTGCAAAGGCAACATTAGCATTTAAGAAAAGACAAATAGAAATTATTAAACAGAAAGCAGTGTTAGAGGAAGAACAAATTAGAACCAGGGCAGCTGCTGAAAGAAGGAAAACAGAACTTGAAGCAGATATAGAACTGTTAGATCAAGAGAAAGACGCCTTTGTGTCCAAAGTAGAGTATGATACTTATAgaactgaaattgaaaaaaatggcccTAGTGAACATAATGCAACTTTTGTGAAGTTTCCGGTTATGGACAAAACTGACCAGACAGAGAAATATGTTCAAGAACTTTCACGCGCCGAAACCCATCATCTAAAGCCGAATGCGATCGATGCGATCGACACAGATAAGATACCAGTGAAACATGAAgtgataaaaaacaatcatacagtTTTCAATCCTAATTCGCCTCCATTTGTACCTGCAGGGCAAGATTTGGCGAGATATCTGATGAAAAAAGATCTAATGGTTCAAAGACTAAGCAAGTTTGATGATTGTCCCGAAAACTTTTCAGTGTGGAGATCTACTTTCCGTTCTGTGGTTGATGAACTATGTCTCAATCCCTCAGAAGAATTCGATCTTCTTCTGAAATGGCTAGGACCAGAGTCGAGAAAAAGTGCCGTGAGTCTTCGCGCAGCAAACACTAATGACCCCGCTAAAGGCATAGAAAGACTTTGGTATAGGTTGCATGAAAGATATGGTTCACCAGAGATGGTGGAGTTTGCTTTGAAGAAGAAATTAGAGAAGTTTCCGAGGTTAGGCAACAGAGACAATAAGAGATTATTTGAATTGTCCGACATTCTTTCAGAAATAGAGTCGTGCATGGATGACCCAAGGTATAGTGTGCTTCTCAGCTACTTCAACTCCTCATCTGGCGTGTTGCCTATTGTGACGAAGCTGCCGTACCACCTCCAAAGCAAGTGGATGTCGCAAGCTACGAGATATAAAAAGGGGCATGATGTGACATTTCCTCCTTTTTCCGTATTCTGTGAGTTTGTCCGAGAAATGAGTTCTATGTTGAATGACCCAGGGCTCGCAATTTCTACAGATACAAGAGACACCGGAGACAAAAAAGGTTTCAAGGCTAGCAGTGCTGTGGCAAGTGTTTCCAGGCAAGTCGCTGTGAATGTTAGGAAGACCGATGTTAAAGAATCCGAGTCTACGCAGAAATTTGTATCTCCAGTGAACTGCCCAATACACAACATGAGACATTCGCTAAACCAGTGTAGAACTTTCAAAAACAAGACTATGGCAGACAGAAAGAAATTCCTACGTgaaaatagaatgtgttataAATGCTGTGAGACTGACACTCATATTTTTAAGAACTGCACAGCTTCAGTTAAATGTGAAATTTGTGGCAGTGAACGCCATCCAGCTGCTCTTCATCCTGATGAACGCCAGGCAGAAAGAAACCAGTCACCCTACAAAGCTCATGGCAGGGAGGCGCAGGATGAACGCCAGGCCGAAAGAAACCAGGCACCCTACAAAGCTCATGGCAGGGAGGCGCATAATGAACAGACTGATAGTAAAAACAGGTTCCAGGAAAAGGCGGTGGCCTCATTTTGCACAAATATTTGTGGCAAAGAGTTCGGAGGAAGATCATGTGCAAAAATTGTACCAGTAAAGGTTTATCCCGGGTCAGAAAAGGAAAAAGCAAGAAAAATGTATGCGATTTTGGACGATCAAAGTAATAGAACACTTGCCAGACCTACCTTTTTTGATGCTATGGAAGTCTCTTCAGAACAAGCTGAGCCATATACCTTAGTATCCTGTGCTGGAACATACCAAACAGAAGGAAGATATGTGAAGGGATTGACTGTTTCAGCCATAGACGACAGTGTGGTGTTTCCATTGCCTGACATATTAGAGTGCGACGAGATTCCGAATACCCGTTCTGAGATCCCTTCGCCTGAGATCTCAAGGTATCACCGCCATCTGAAAGATGTAGCCATTCCAGATCTAGATCCAGAAGCAGACATACTTCTTCTGATCGGCCGCGATTTGCCAGAGGCACATCACATCCATGACCAAAGAATAGGTCCGAGAAGTTCCCCCTTCGCCCAGAAGCTAAGCTTAGGATGGGTCATCGTTGGCGATGTGTGCGTGGGAAAATCGCATAAACCAGACATAGTGAACGTAATGAAAACGCGTGTACTCGAAGATGGTCGTCCGACCATATTTCCCCAGTGTAATTACAAGTTCGAAGTCAAAGATCATGACAGAATCCCAATAGATGTTGACGCTAATGTGTTTGCAACAACGAAGTACGACAACAAGCCAGGCCTGTCCACAGACGATAAAGAATTCCTGAAGATCATGGATTCCGAATTCAAGAAGAATGAAGATGGTCATTGGTCTGCCCCGTTGCCATTCAGAGAGCCACGCCCGAGACTGCCAAACAACAAGCCACAAGCGCTGAAGAGGGCTTTAGCTTTAGACAGCAACTTGAAGAGAGATCCTAAAAAGAGACAACACTTTCAAGAGTTCATGGATCAATTGTTTCAGAATGGCCATGCAGAGGTAGCTCGACCACTGGAAGAAAGTGAAGAAAGATGGTACTTACCGGTATTTGGGGTATATCACCCAAAGAAAAAGGATCAGATCCGAGCCGTGTTCGATTCATCAGCAAAGTTCGAAGGCTTGTCGTTAAACAATGTACTTCTTAGCGGTCCAGACCTCGCAAACAGTCTAATTGGTGTTCTGATGCGGTTCAGAGAGAAGGCAGTAGCGATCACAGGAGACATCCAACAAATGTTTTACCAATTCCATGTGCATGAGAGCAACAGAAACTTCCTCAGATTTCTGTGGTACAAAGATAATGACATTGACAAAGAGCTGATAGAGTACAGAATGTGTGTCCACGTATTTGGCAATTCTCCATCTCCTGCTGTTGCTACATACGGCCTCAGAAAAATTGCCCAGATGACAGAGCAATCTCATGGCAGAGATGTCAAAGATTTCATAGACAACAATTTCTATGTGGATGATGGTTTAGCCTCCTTGCCGTCTACTGAAGAAGCAGTCAGCTTAATGAAAAGAACACAGGAAGCTCTATCCACAGGAGGTAAAGTTAGACTCCACAAGATAGCATCCAACGACAAGAGGGTACTGAATGCTTTTCCAGAAGAAGATCTggagaaaaacttaaaaactttAGACCTGTCAGAAGACAACTTGCCTACACAGAGAAGTCTTGGACTTAGTTGGGACTTGGAAAATGACTGTTTTGTTTTCCAAGTCGCTGATCAGAAGAAACCCCTGACGAAGAGAGGTGTATTGTCGACAGTCAACAGTCTCTACGATCCTCTCGGATTCTTGGCACCAGTGACGCTTGGAGGAAGGCTGTTGCTTCGCAAAGTAACTGATGAAGTTGATGGCTGGGATGAACCTCTACCAGAAAACTTGAAGACCAAATGGGAAACTTGGGTACAATCGCTGAGTGAGCTTACAACTGTTTCAATTCCTAGAACATATTTCCGACCGGAAGTGTCGGGGCAAGCAGAAAGAGAACTTCATGTGTTTTGCGATGCATCGGAAAAGGCCATAGCTGCAGTCGCATTCTTGAAAACGACAGATGAAGCTGGCAAGAAACATATCGGGTTCGTCCTCGGCAAATCTAAGGTTGCCCCAAAGCACGGTCACACAATTCCACGCCTAGAGCTTTGCGCAGCAGTACTGGGAGTCACAGTAGCTGAAATAGTCTCAGAAGAATTGGCGTTGCCTAATCAGGAAATAAAGTACCATACTGACAGCAAGGTTGTGCTCGGTTATTTGCAGAACAAGAGTCGAAGATTTTACATATATGTTGAGAACAGAGTCAGCCGAATTCTACAGTTTTCAACATCGGACCAATGGCACTACATTGCTACCGAGAAGAATCCAGCTGATTACGGAACCAGGTTTCAGACTCCAAACATGCTGCCAGGGTGTCCTTGGATCACGGGACAAAGTGTGAAAGATATCTGCACTAATGACCTACCCAGTGAACAGTTTTCATTAGTGAATCCAGATAGCGACAATGAAGTGAGACCCCAAGCTCAAGTGTGCAAAACTGTCATTGAAGAAAGTACAATGATTGGAACCAAACGTTTTGAGAAGTTCTCAGATTGGCAAAAGCTAGTAAATGCCATTTCTCTCCTTATGCATGTTGGAAAAGCCTTAAAATCTAAAACTGCAGAAAGTTCCTGCCAAGGTTGGCACCTTTGTAAATGgtataaaacagtaaaatctcACAATGAAGCCAAGAATTTTATCATAAAGCAGTTTCAACATGAAGCATACAGTAAAGAGATACTGTGTTTGAGAGACGGGAAACCACTACCACGGGATAGCAGCATCTCGACATTGTCTCCTTACTTAGACGAAGATGGCATCTTGAGAGTCGGTGGAAGACTGAAGAATGCAGACCTTCCTCAGCATGAGAAGAAACCAGTTCTTATACCGGGACATTGCCACCTAGCAACATTGCTTGTGCGACATTATCATCAAACGGTATTTCATCAAGGCCGACACTTTACGGAAGGTGCGGTGAGGGCTGCGGGATATTGGATCATTGGTGGCAAAAGACTAATCAATTTCACCATTCACAAGTGTGTAAAATGCAGAAGGTTACGCGGACAGTTGTCACACCAGATGATGTCAGACTTACCCGCAGATAGAGTTACCCCATCGCCTCCTTTCAGTTTTGTGGGCATCGATGTCTTCGGTCCATGGCATATAGTTACTCGTCAAACCAGAGGCGGTGCTGCAACATCCAAACGGTGGGCAGTGTTGTTCATATGTCAGACAACTAGAGCAATACATTTGGAGCTCATCGAAGAAATGAGTAGTTCTTGCTTTATCAATGCTTTGAGAAGATTTTCCGCAATTAGAGGCAAGGTAAAGGAGTTCAGGTCCGATCGCGGAACCAACTTTGTGGGCTCGACAGATGAACTTAAAATCGACGCCATCTGTGTCGAAAATGATCCAGTGCATCAGCATTTGTACAACTCTGGGACTGTATGGAGATTCAATACCCCACATTCGTCACACATGGGGGGTTCGTGGGAACGTTTGATTGGAGTGACAAGGCGTGTATTAGATTCCGTTCTGATGGACAATAGAGGCAGGAATCTTTCCCATGAAATACTCTCGACATTCATGGCTGAAGTCATGGCGATAGTCAACGCTCGTCCCCTGGTACCAGTGTCGTCAGACCCAGATGCACCATTTATTCTTACTCCTGCGACACTTCTCACTCAGAAGACTGACAGTGCTGTAGAGTCATTCAAACATGTAGGAGTGAAAGATGCCTACCGTGCCCAATGGAAGCATGTCCAGTTCCTTTCTGACATTTTTTGGAGTCGGTGGCGATGCGAGTATCTACAGACGATCCAGGAGCGACAGAAGTGGAAATCCAGTGTAGTTAACATTTGCAGCGGCGACGTCGTGCTACTTAGAGATAAAACTGTTTCGCGTAATGAATGGCCTCTGGGCGTAGTGATTCGTACATTCCCAAGTGACGATGGCTTAGTTCGTAAAACAGAAATTCGCGTTGTGGTTGATGGAAAACCAGTGAATTATATCAGACCAGTAACTGAAATTGTTAAGCTTCTGTGA